One window of the Gammaproteobacteria bacterium genome contains the following:
- a CDS encoding flagellar hook assembly protein FlgD: MNTIESTNPYEALGLATTTAPASGAKNKLGQEQFLKLMTAQLQNQNPTKPLDNAEFLSQIAQFSTVSGIQDLQTAFSKLADSLGSGQALQGASMVGRGVLAPGSYGNILAPDTGLSGAVDLATSTSNLTLAIYDAAGQLVRRLDLGQQASGLVSFGWDGTTDGGEAAAPGRYRIQATTLIDGRAQGADTLIDARVESVTLGNNGQGLSLNLFGGNTIALSAVRQIF, translated from the coding sequence ATGAACACTATAGAAAGCACCAATCCTTATGAAGCACTGGGTTTGGCGACGACCACAGCCCCGGCATCCGGCGCCAAAAACAAGCTCGGCCAGGAACAGTTTCTGAAACTTATGACTGCACAACTGCAGAACCAGAACCCCACCAAACCGCTCGATAATGCCGAATTCCTGAGCCAGATCGCACAGTTCAGTACTGTAAGCGGCATCCAGGATTTGCAGACAGCCTTCTCCAAACTAGCCGACAGTCTGGGCTCCGGCCAGGCCCTGCAGGGCGCCAGTATGGTAGGCCGCGGCGTTCTGGCTCCGGGCAGCTATGGCAACATACTCGCCCCCGACACAGGCCTCAGCGGTGCCGTGGATCTTGCCACGAGTACCTCAAACCTTACCCTCGCCATTTACGACGCCGCAGGCCAACTGGTACGCCGCCTCGACCTCGGCCAGCAAGCCAGTGGACTCGTGTCCTTTGGCTGGGACGGAACCACGGATGGGGGTGAGGCAGCCGCACCCGGTCGCTATCGCATCCAGGCCACCACTCTCATCGATGGTCGTGCGCAGGGCGCGGACACCCTGATCGATGCCCGCGTCGAGAGTGTCACCCTGGGCAATAACGGGCAGGGGCTGAGCCTCAATCTCTTCGGGGGAAACACCATCGCACTGTCCGCCGTACGACAAATATTCTAG
- the flgK gene encoding flagellar hook-associated protein FlgK: MPIGDTLGVSVSGLIAAQRALATASHNIANVNTEGYSRQRVALGTNTPQFSGNGYIGSGVQVSGITRIYDAFLIQQVRTNTSANSQLQIYYNMASQVDNLLADNKAGLAPALQEFFNAVQGVANNPASIPSRQVMLSSATALTDRFHYFDRRLSDLNNGINSQLATAVAEINSLAAGIAKLNSSITTAQGANNGQLPNDLLDQRDILIAKLATQVAVTTVTQDDGAVNVFIGSGQSLVLGAQANTLSTSTNAFDSSRKEVTITVGSIATTITDNLIGGITGGLLDFRRTVLDSAQNALGRVADGLAITFNAQHGAGQDLNGVLGANFFTSGTAQVLARTGSSPNTGTGVVNASITSIGALTTSDYLLQNTGGSYTLTRLSDNTTTTLAGFPGTPATVDGVTISLGAGTINTGDSFLIRPTRNGAANIGVAISDTRKIAAAAPIRTSATLANTGAGTISSGTVVNAADTNLQQLVTITFTSATTYDVTGPGTGNPTGLAYTPGANISYNGWQIQLNGTPAAGDTFSVEPNTSGVADNRNALLLVGLQTQNTLAAGTATYQADYGQLVADVGSKTHQADINRKAQEALLNQIIQTREAVSGVNLDEEAADLIRYQQAYQAAARVIGTTNELFDTLLATLRR, from the coding sequence ATGCCCATCGGTGACACACTCGGCGTAAGCGTATCCGGCCTGATCGCCGCGCAACGCGCGCTCGCAACCGCGAGCCACAACATCGCCAACGTCAATACTGAAGGCTACTCGCGCCAGCGCGTCGCGCTGGGGACGAACACACCACAGTTTTCCGGCAACGGCTATATCGGTAGCGGTGTACAGGTCAGCGGCATCACCCGGATCTACGACGCATTCCTCATCCAGCAGGTACGTACCAATACCTCGGCCAACAGCCAGCTGCAAATCTATTACAATATGGCAAGCCAGGTAGATAATCTGCTCGCCGACAATAAGGCCGGGCTCGCGCCTGCCTTGCAGGAATTTTTCAACGCCGTGCAGGGCGTTGCCAACAACCCGGCTTCGATTCCGTCGCGCCAGGTGATGTTGAGCAGTGCCACCGCGTTGACGGATCGTTTTCATTATTTTGACCGGCGCCTGAGCGACCTCAATAACGGAATAAACTCGCAACTCGCCACCGCCGTTGCTGAAATCAACAGTCTTGCGGCAGGCATCGCCAAACTGAACAGCAGTATCACAACGGCCCAGGGCGCCAACAATGGCCAACTTCCCAACGATCTGCTGGACCAGCGCGACATATTGATCGCCAAACTCGCCACGCAGGTCGCGGTGACCACTGTGACACAAGACGATGGTGCGGTGAATGTCTTTATCGGCAGCGGCCAGAGTCTGGTACTGGGCGCCCAGGCCAATACCCTGAGCACCAGCACCAATGCCTTCGACTCCTCACGTAAAGAGGTCACGATCACGGTCGGCAGTATCGCCACCACCATCACCGACAACTTGATTGGCGGCATTACCGGCGGACTGCTCGACTTTCGCCGCACCGTGCTCGACAGCGCACAAAACGCACTGGGACGTGTAGCGGACGGCCTTGCCATCACCTTCAACGCCCAGCATGGCGCGGGCCAGGATCTGAACGGCGTGCTCGGCGCCAATTTCTTTACCAGTGGTACGGCCCAGGTACTCGCGCGCACCGGTAGCAGCCCCAACACCGGCACTGGCGTGGTAAACGCCTCCATCACCAGCATCGGCGCACTCACCACCAGCGACTATCTGCTGCAAAATACCGGGGGCAGCTACACGCTGACACGGCTGTCGGACAACACCACCACCACGCTGGCAGGCTTCCCCGGCACCCCAGCCACCGTTGATGGCGTCACGATCAGCCTGGGCGCCGGCACCATCAACACAGGCGACAGTTTCCTCATCAGGCCCACGCGTAACGGCGCAGCCAATATTGGTGTCGCCATTTCGGACACAAGAAAGATCGCAGCCGCCGCACCTATTCGCACCTCTGCGACACTCGCCAACACCGGTGCCGGCACGATTTCATCCGGCACGGTGGTCAACGCCGCCGACACCAATCTACAGCAATTGGTCACCATTACTTTTACCAGCGCCACCACCTACGATGTGACCGGCCCCGGCACCGGCAATCCGACGGGACTGGCCTATACCCCGGGCGCAAACATCTCCTATAACGGCTGGCAGATACAGCTCAACGGCACACCAGCGGCGGGCGACACATTCTCCGTAGAGCCCAACACCAGCGGTGTCGCCGACAACCGCAATGCATTATTACTGGTCGGCTTGCAAACTCAAAATACCCTCGCAGCTGGAACGGCAACCTATCAAGCTGACTATGGCCAACTGGTGGCCGACGTGGGCAGCAAGACCCACCAAGCCGACATCAACCGCAAAGCACAGGAAGCCCTGCTCAATCAAATAATACAGACCCGTGAAGCTGTCTCAGGTGTCAACCTCGATGAGGAAGCTGCCGACCTGATACGTTACCAGCAAGCCTACCAGGCCGCTGCACGCGTTATAGGCACCACAAATGAATTGTTCGATACTCTGCTCGCCACACTGCGGAGATAG
- the flgF gene encoding flagellar basal-body rod protein FlgF, giving the protein MDRMIYVAMNGAQQTMLAQSIHTHNLANVSTTGFRADLAVFQSLPVSGPGWASRTYAQPQASEVDLTQGQIMNTGRELDVAINGVGFIAVQAPDGSEAYTRTGDLQISPNGLLETGAGHPVLGNGGPIALPPAEKIEIGADGTISIRPVGQSATTLAIVDRIRLVNPPPESLGKSADGLLRDKEGIQAVPDAKIRLISGALEGSNVNAVEAMVSIIALARGFEVQVKLMKAAEETDSASAQLMRLG; this is encoded by the coding sequence ATGGACAGGATGATTTATGTTGCGATGAATGGCGCCCAGCAGACGATGCTGGCGCAGTCCATCCATACCCACAATCTCGCCAATGTCAGCACCACCGGATTTCGCGCCGACCTCGCGGTCTTTCAGAGCCTGCCGGTCAGCGGACCGGGCTGGGCCAGCCGTACCTATGCTCAACCCCAAGCGAGTGAAGTCGATCTGACACAGGGACAGATCATGAACACCGGGCGGGAACTGGATGTCGCCATCAATGGCGTGGGCTTTATTGCGGTACAGGCGCCTGACGGTAGCGAGGCATACACGCGCACGGGTGATCTGCAAATTTCACCCAACGGTCTGCTTGAAACCGGTGCTGGTCATCCGGTGCTCGGCAATGGCGGCCCGATAGCACTGCCGCCCGCTGAAAAAATTGAAATCGGCGCCGATGGCACCATCTCCATTCGTCCCGTCGGGCAAAGCGCCACCACCCTGGCGATAGTAGACAGAATCCGCCTGGTAAACCCCCCGCCTGAATCCCTGGGCAAGAGTGCCGATGGCCTGTTGCGCGACAAGGAAGGCATTCAGGCCGTGCCCGATGCCAAGATACGACTCATCTCCGGTGCCCTGGAAGGCAGCAACGTTAATGCGGTGGAAGCCATGGTCAGCATCATCGCGCTCGCGCGCGGGTTCGAAGTGCAAGTCAAGCTGATGAAAGCCGCCGAGGAAACTGACAGTGCGTCCGCCCAGCTTATGCGTCTCGGTTAA
- a CDS encoding flagellar hook protein FlgE translates to MSFRTALSGLNAAAAELNVISNNIANSSTTGFKSSRAEFGDIYAATSTGSSGISIGSGVRLAAVAQQFGQGNIGFTQSNMDLAINGQGFFRLDDNGTIVYSRAGSFGIDREGYVVNPTAQKLTAFQADAAGNITGALGTLQLSTADIAPSATAGITIGMNLNAAAPVPLAPVTSSTLALSGTQTLRTDGGGSPFTTTDFTLVDSYGNSITNASLRYTYSGAGNIWGAELLVGGASTTPPTTSGTTTTGIDIGTTTSVTLNWDPDGTGAQGTVPLTMNTTGLTQVTGAGASDIAVASNGNVQGAFSPSAASSYNNSTSTTIYDSLGTSHLATMYYRKTGTPNVWESYLYIDGNAVDSANTLGFSNTGDLASVNGAVAPPNAITYSAYNPGNGAATIALTLDYTETKQFGSAFGVNSLTQNGYTTGRLSGVNIDSSGIVFARYSNGQSKALGQIALTNFSNPQGLQQLGNTNWAETFQSGSALTGSPGTASLGLIQAGALEGSNVDLTEQLVNMITSQRNFQANAQVISTNDSITQAVINIRR, encoded by the coding sequence ATGTCATTCCGTACAGCACTAAGTGGGCTCAATGCTGCTGCTGCCGAGCTCAATGTGATTTCAAACAACATCGCCAACAGCAGCACCACGGGCTTTAAGTCCTCACGTGCGGAGTTCGGTGACATCTATGCCGCGACCAGCACCGGCTCCTCTGGCATCTCCATCGGCAGCGGCGTGCGCCTTGCCGCAGTGGCGCAACAGTTCGGCCAGGGCAACATTGGATTCACCCAAAGCAATATGGATCTCGCCATCAACGGCCAGGGCTTCTTTCGGCTGGACGACAATGGCACCATCGTCTATTCACGCGCCGGATCATTCGGGATAGACCGGGAGGGTTATGTCGTGAATCCAACCGCCCAGAAGCTTACCGCCTTCCAGGCCGACGCCGCGGGCAATATCACCGGCGCCCTGGGCACCTTGCAGTTGTCCACCGCCGACATCGCCCCTAGCGCTACAGCCGGTATCACTATCGGCATGAATCTCAACGCCGCTGCCCCCGTGCCGCTGGCGCCCGTCACCTCATCCACGCTCGCACTGAGCGGGACGCAGACACTTCGAACCGACGGTGGCGGCAGCCCGTTCACTACCACCGACTTCACTCTGGTCGATTCGTACGGCAACTCAATCACCAACGCCTCGCTGCGCTACACCTATTCCGGTGCAGGCAATATATGGGGCGCGGAACTGCTGGTCGGCGGCGCCTCCACTACACCTCCCACTACCAGCGGCACCACCACCACCGGTATCGACATCGGCACCACCACCAGTGTGACCCTGAACTGGGATCCGGATGGCACCGGCGCACAGGGTACCGTTCCGCTGACGATGAACACCACCGGCCTGACCCAGGTCACGGGCGCGGGCGCCTCTGATATCGCGGTGGCCAGCAATGGCAATGTGCAGGGTGCTTTTAGCCCCAGCGCCGCCAGTTCCTACAACAACTCAACCTCGACCACCATCTATGACTCACTCGGCACCTCACACCTCGCCACCATGTATTACCGCAAGACCGGCACACCCAACGTGTGGGAGAGCTATCTTTATATTGACGGCAACGCCGTCGATAGCGCCAATACCCTTGGCTTTTCCAATACCGGCGATCTCGCCAGCGTGAATGGCGCTGTAGCACCGCCTAACGCCATCACTTACTCCGCCTACAACCCCGGCAATGGCGCAGCCACCATTGCACTCACGCTCGATTACACCGAGACGAAGCAATTCGGCAGTGCCTTCGGCGTGAACAGCCTGACCCAGAATGGCTACACCACCGGCCGTCTCTCCGGCGTCAACATTGACAGCAGCGGCATTGTGTTCGCGCGCTACTCTAACGGCCAGTCGAAGGCACTGGGTCAAATCGCACTCACCAACTTCAGCAACCCGCAAGGCCTGCAACAGCTCGGCAATACCAACTGGGCTGAAACCTTCCAGTCCGGTTCAGCCTTGACCGGATCACCTGGCACAGCCAGCCTGGGACTGATTCAGGCAGGTGCGCTGGAAGGCTCCAATGTCGACCTCACTGAACAACTGGTGAACATGATTACCTCCCAACGTAATTTCCAGGCGAATGCGCAGGTCATCAGCACCAATGACTCCATCACTCAGGCCGTCATAAATATCCGTCGCTAA
- the flgJ gene encoding flagellar assembly peptidoglycan hydrolase FlgJ has protein sequence MITSTVPSADIYTDFQGLTRLRAEARTNSPETLRAVAQQFESLFTQMMLQSMRQASLGDDLFGSAEADQYRDMFDQQLALTLSKGRGIGLSDMLVQQLGGNIVAAPATDALGDNPPNPFSSRLFRGEIIPLSIPAATGTRAPQAIDRVHTDATPVSGQKAPGFDGPEDFVQKLWPHAQQAARALGITPKFLLAQAALETGWGQSVTPAPHGSSHNLFGIKAHTSWDGPRASVSTLEYVGGIAVRRNDMFRVYPSPEASFTDYVNFLQANPRYTEALQQTKSPEAFAHALQKAGYATDPNYAHKITSILNGDTLRDAVANLQLAGAQPLTDAAGRP, from the coding sequence ATGATAACGTCCACCGTACCCAGCGCCGATATCTACACAGACTTTCAGGGTCTCACACGCCTGCGCGCGGAGGCACGCACCAATTCCCCGGAGACACTGCGTGCAGTAGCCCAGCAGTTCGAGTCGCTGTTTACCCAGATGATGCTGCAAAGCATGCGTCAGGCCAGCTTGGGTGATGACCTCTTTGGCAGCGCCGAAGCGGATCAGTACCGCGACATGTTTGACCAGCAACTGGCGCTCACCTTGTCCAAGGGCCGTGGCATCGGGCTGTCTGACATGCTGGTACAGCAGCTGGGCGGCAATATCGTCGCAGCACCTGCCACCGATGCCTTGGGTGACAACCCTCCAAATCCATTTTCCTCGCGTCTGTTTCGCGGAGAGATCATACCCCTGTCCATACCAGCAGCGACGGGGACACGCGCTCCTCAAGCTATTGATCGCGTTCACACCGATGCAACACCTGTCTCGGGACAGAAAGCACCAGGCTTCGATGGCCCGGAAGATTTCGTGCAGAAGCTGTGGCCGCACGCGCAACAGGCTGCGCGTGCACTGGGCATTACACCGAAATTCCTGCTGGCACAGGCCGCGCTCGAAACCGGGTGGGGCCAGTCGGTCACGCCTGCCCCGCACGGCAGCAGCCACAACCTGTTCGGCATCAAGGCCCATACCAGCTGGGATGGACCACGCGCTTCGGTGTCAACACTGGAGTATGTCGGCGGCATCGCCGTCCGACGCAACGACATGTTTCGCGTCTACCCATCACCTGAAGCAAGCTTTACGGATTATGTGAATTTTCTGCAGGCCAACCCCCGTTACACCGAAGCGCTACAGCAGACAAAAAGTCCAGAGGCCTTTGCCCATGCCTTGCAGAAAGCAGGCTACGCCACGGATCCAAATTATGCTCACAAGATTACCAGCATCCTAAACGGTGATACCTTGCGGGACGCCGTTGCCAATCTTCAGCTGGCGGGCGCACAACCGCTGACTGATGCGGCGGGGAGACCCTGA
- a CDS encoding protein-glutamate O-methyltransferase CheR yields the protein MASPTITPSEYQAFRILLEEACGILLGEDKHYLVSSRLGRLMQEEGLATLGELVTRLSGIRGASLRTRVIDAMTTNETLWFRDTTPYDALTLHILPQFAQTPLGRPLRIWSAACSSGQEPYSISIAVQEYLLGKPGQLTWGVQIVGTDISSAILKEANAGIYDSTSLARGLSPERRQRFFTPVDGKWQVKPELRTRVSFKELNLKQSYAALAKFDIIFCRNVLIYFSADLKRDILTRMAQALNPDGYLILGSSEAISNLSSAFEMVHYASGVVYRLKNSTAGR from the coding sequence TTGGCCTCACCAACCATTACACCTTCAGAGTACCAGGCCTTCCGTATTCTTCTGGAAGAAGCCTGCGGCATCCTCTTGGGCGAAGACAAACACTATCTGGTCAGCAGTCGCCTGGGCCGCCTGATGCAGGAAGAAGGTCTGGCGACGCTCGGTGAACTGGTCACACGCCTGTCCGGCATACGCGGGGCCAGCCTGCGCACACGCGTGATCGACGCCATGACCACCAATGAGACGCTCTGGTTCCGTGATACTACACCGTATGACGCGCTTACCCTGCATATCCTGCCACAGTTTGCACAGACCCCGCTCGGCCGGCCCCTGCGTATCTGGTCCGCCGCCTGCTCCTCGGGCCAGGAACCGTACTCCATCAGCATTGCGGTGCAGGAGTATTTGCTGGGCAAGCCCGGGCAACTGACATGGGGGGTACAGATCGTCGGCACTGATATCTCCAGCGCCATCCTGAAAGAGGCCAATGCCGGCATCTATGACAGCACCAGCCTTGCACGTGGCCTGTCACCCGAGCGGCGCCAGCGTTTCTTCACACCCGTGGACGGCAAGTGGCAGGTGAAACCCGAGCTGCGCACCCGCGTGAGCTTCAAGGAGTTAAACCTCAAACAAAGCTACGCCGCACTGGCCAAATTCGACATCATCTTCTGCCGCAACGTGTTGATCTATTTCTCGGCAGACCTCAAGCGTGACATCCTGACCCGGATGGCACAAGCGCTCAATCCTGATGGCTACCTGATCCTTGGCTCATCGGAGGCCATTTCCAACCTGAGCAGCGCTTTCGAAATGGTGCACTATGCCAGCGGGGTGGTTTACCGATTGAAGAACAGTACGGCGGGGCGATAG
- a CDS encoding flagellar basal body P-ring protein FlgI, which produces MTIKRLLLSMLSLLLIASTAHAERIKDLAAVAGVRNNQLIGYGLVVGLNGTGDQTSQAPFTSQSLTSMLSQLGINLPPGANPQLKNVAAVALSTDLPAFAKPGQTIDVTVTSIGNAKSLRGGTLLMSPLRGVDGNVYAIAQGNLIVGGFGTEAADGSKITVNIPSAGRIPNGATVERSVPSGFGSGDSVTLNLHTSDFTTANRMSAAIDNTLGEGSAQALDGSSVRVVAPASIADRVRFVSLLENITLEPGEASAKVIINSRTGTVVIGQHVRVSPAAVSHGSLTVTIAANPIVSQPPPFAPGPSASLPGASTQVVPKFDITATQEKQSMFLFQPGVSLDEIVRAVNQVGAAPGDLVAILEALKEAGALRAELVVI; this is translated from the coding sequence ATGACGATAAAACGCCTTCTGTTGTCCATGCTCAGCTTGCTACTGATTGCATCTACTGCACATGCAGAACGGATTAAAGATCTCGCAGCGGTGGCTGGCGTGCGCAATAACCAGCTCATAGGCTACGGCCTGGTAGTAGGCCTTAATGGCACCGGTGATCAAACCAGTCAGGCGCCCTTCACTTCGCAAAGTCTCACCAGCATGCTGTCACAGCTTGGCATTAATCTGCCGCCGGGCGCGAACCCGCAGCTCAAGAATGTTGCAGCAGTGGCACTGTCTACCGACCTGCCTGCATTCGCCAAACCCGGTCAGACCATTGACGTCACCGTCACATCCATCGGCAATGCCAAGAGTCTGCGCGGAGGTACACTGTTGATGTCGCCGTTGCGCGGTGTTGACGGCAACGTATACGCCATCGCACAGGGCAATCTGATTGTGGGCGGTTTCGGCACCGAAGCCGCTGATGGCTCCAAAATCACGGTCAACATCCCCAGCGCCGGACGGATTCCGAACGGAGCTACTGTGGAACGCAGCGTGCCCTCCGGATTTGGCAGCGGCGACAGCGTGACGCTGAACCTGCACACATCCGATTTCACCACGGCAAATCGCATGTCTGCTGCCATTGATAACACACTGGGCGAAGGTTCGGCGCAGGCGCTGGATGGCTCTTCGGTGCGCGTAGTCGCACCCGCCAGTATCGCGGATCGGGTACGTTTTGTATCACTGCTGGAGAACATCACGCTGGAGCCGGGTGAGGCCTCGGCCAAAGTCATCATCAACTCGCGCACCGGTACGGTGGTGATCGGCCAGCATGTGCGTGTATCACCTGCCGCGGTATCGCACGGCAGTCTTACCGTTACTATTGCGGCCAACCCTATCGTCAGCCAGCCACCACCCTTCGCCCCAGGCCCCAGTGCCTCGCTCCCCGGCGCCAGCACGCAAGTAGTGCCGAAATTTGATATCACGGCAACGCAGGAAAAGCAGAGCATGTTCCTGTTCCAGCCTGGCGTATCGCTGGATGAAATCGTGCGCGCCGTCAATCAGGTGGGTGCTGCGCCTGGCGATCTGGTTGCCATCCTGGAAGCATTGAAGGAGGCGGGCGCGCTACGCGCCGAACTTGTAGTCATATGA
- the flgC gene encoding flagellar basal body rod protein FlgC, with protein MSLLNIFDIAGSGMSAQSLRLNTTSSNLANAETASSSAEQAYRARHPVFAAVMGALNGGNDLGQNASRGVQVLGIVESKAPVQSRYEPGNPQADANGYIYLPNVNMVEEMANMISASRSYQSNVEAANTSKQLLLKTLTLGQ; from the coding sequence ATGTCACTACTCAATATCTTTGATATCGCCGGCAGCGGCATGAGCGCGCAGTCGCTGCGCCTCAACACCACATCCAGCAATCTCGCCAACGCAGAAACTGCCAGCAGCAGTGCGGAACAAGCCTACCGTGCACGTCATCCGGTATTCGCCGCCGTGATGGGTGCACTCAACGGCGGCAATGATCTGGGGCAAAACGCCAGCCGCGGCGTGCAGGTGCTCGGCATCGTTGAAAGCAAGGCACCGGTACAAAGCCGCTACGAACCCGGGAATCCCCAGGCCGACGCCAATGGCTATATCTATCTACCCAACGTCAACATGGTAGAGGAAATGGCTAACATGATTTCAGCCTCGCGCTCTTACCAGAGCAACGTCGAGGCGGCCAATACCTCAAAACAGCTGCTACTGAAAACACTCACACTTGGCCAGTAG
- the flgB gene encoding flagellar basal body rod protein FlgB → MPITLDGAFGVHEQALGLYAQRAEILATNLANADTPHYRARDIDFKAALASAQAAGDHTSVAVTHAKHIQPGTGIRDEYSLLYRNPSQASLDGNTVDTQVEHAEFAQNALRYSASITFLNGKIKGLLGAIRGE, encoded by the coding sequence ATGCCGATAACACTTGATGGCGCATTTGGAGTACATGAGCAGGCACTCGGCCTGTATGCACAGCGTGCCGAAATCCTCGCCACCAACCTCGCCAACGCCGACACCCCCCACTACCGCGCACGCGACATCGACTTCAAGGCCGCGCTTGCCAGCGCGCAGGCGGCGGGTGACCACACATCGGTCGCAGTCACCCATGCAAAGCACATACAGCCCGGCACCGGCATCCGCGATGAATATTCCTTGCTCTACCGCAACCCGTCCCAAGCCTCCCTGGACGGCAACACGGTAGATACGCAAGTGGAGCATGCCGAGTTTGCGCAGAACGCATTGCGCTATTCGGCCAGCATTACCTTTCTCAACGGTAAAATCAAGGGCCTGTTGGGCGCCATCAGAGGTGAATGA
- the flgG gene encoding flagellar basal-body rod protein FlgG, translating into MNPALWIAKTGLDAQQTRLAVISNNLANVNTTGFKTGRAVFEDLLYQNVRQVGAQSSQNTQLPSGLMLGTGVRTVATEKLFTQGNLVQTNNSLDVAIQGRGFLQVLTPDGTIAYTRDGAFQLNSQGQLVTANGYLLEPGITIPQNTLSITIGTDGVVSVLPAGSTASTQVGSLQIADFVNPAGLQPIGGNLFVDSTASGTAQTGTPGLNGLGSIVQGSVESSNVNVVEELVGMIEAQRAYEMNSKAIAASDEMLRYISNNL; encoded by the coding sequence ATGAATCCCGCACTCTGGATAGCAAAAACCGGCCTCGACGCACAGCAGACGCGTCTTGCCGTCATCTCCAACAACCTGGCCAACGTCAACACCACCGGCTTCAAAACCGGGCGCGCCGTGTTTGAGGATCTTCTGTATCAAAACGTACGCCAGGTAGGCGCCCAGTCATCGCAAAATACACAACTCCCCTCCGGGTTGATGCTCGGTACCGGCGTACGCACTGTGGCCACGGAAAAGCTGTTTACGCAAGGCAACTTGGTACAGACCAACAATTCACTCGATGTCGCTATCCAGGGGCGTGGCTTCCTGCAGGTATTGACACCTGATGGCACCATCGCCTACACACGCGACGGCGCATTCCAGCTGAACTCGCAGGGTCAACTGGTAACGGCGAACGGATATCTGCTGGAGCCCGGCATCACCATTCCACAAAACACGCTGAGCATTACCATCGGTACTGACGGTGTGGTTTCCGTCCTCCCCGCCGGTAGCACCGCAAGCACGCAGGTGGGCAGTCTGCAGATCGCAGACTTCGTCAATCCGGCCGGGCTGCAACCTATTGGTGGCAATCTGTTCGTGGACTCTACCGCGAGCGGCACCGCACAGACTGGCACACCGGGACTGAACGGCCTTGGCTCCATCGTGCAGGGCTCAGTCGAAAGCTCGAATGTGAACGTAGTGGAAGAACTGGTGGGCATGATTGAGGCTCAACGTGCCTACGAAATGAATTCAAAAGCTATCGCAGCCAGTGACGAAATGCTGCGCTATATCAGCAACAACCTGTAA
- the flgH gene encoding flagellar basal body L-ring protein FlgH yields MKHTLLKMLLACPALLLGGCATNGLQPDPAYAPTRPLVAPPPESRNGAIYQAGYAVSLFEDQRAQRVGDLLTIQLVENTIASKEAKTNTKRDSSTSVDSPTLLGSTPQFNVPGIIPLASNRDNTLAAGLDSNSDFKGSGDSSQKNSLSGSITVTVAEVLPNGYLMIRGEKLIALNQGDEYVRIAGIVRPADIRPDNSVLSTKVGNAQISYGGKGQVADANAAGWLARFFLSALWPF; encoded by the coding sequence ATGAAACATACCTTACTGAAAATGCTGTTGGCATGCCCGGCATTGCTGCTCGGTGGCTGCGCGACCAACGGCCTGCAGCCTGACCCGGCCTACGCGCCGACACGCCCGCTTGTGGCCCCGCCACCGGAGTCACGCAATGGCGCGATCTATCAGGCAGGGTATGCCGTCTCCCTGTTCGAAGACCAGCGCGCACAACGCGTGGGTGACCTGCTCACCATACAGCTGGTGGAAAATACCATAGCGAGCAAAGAGGCAAAAACCAACACCAAGCGCGACAGCTCCACCAGCGTCGACAGTCCGACACTACTCGGCTCTACACCGCAATTTAACGTGCCCGGCATCATACCCCTGGCGAGCAATAGGGATAACACGCTTGCCGCTGGACTCGATTCCAATAGCGACTTCAAGGGCAGCGGCGACAGCAGCCAGAAGAACAGCCTGAGCGGCAGTATCACTGTCACGGTGGCAGAAGTGCTGCCGAACGGTTACCTCATGATACGAGGCGAAAAACTCATCGCCCTCAACCAGGGCGACGAGTATGTGCGTATCGCCGGTATTGTACGTCCGGCCGATATCCGCCCCGACAATTCAGTGCTCTCAACCAAGGTGGGGAATGCCCAGATATCGTATGGCGGTAAAGGCCAGGTAGCGGATGCCAATGCGGCTGGCTGGCTGGCCCGGTTCTTTCTGAGCGCCTTATGGCCATTTTGA